Proteins encoded in a region of the Elizabethkingia bruuniana genome:
- a CDS encoding glycoside hydrolase family 2 TIM barrel-domain containing protein, whose translation MIKYKTFYCCVAMLFGALLYSQEASESYMSDPTVNAVNREPMRASYFAYSSANEARENNPWKVSNYQSLNGAWKFNWADAPAKKPKGFWKTDYNDSQWQSLNIPAVWELNGYGTPIYVNQRYEFDYLMKPNPPHVPQNYNPVGSYRREIVVDKNWDGKDIYIQFGAVRSCMYLWVNGQWVGYSEDSKLPAEFNITKYIKPGQKNVIAFQLYRWSDGTYMECQDMWRLSGVTRDTWLYAREPVHIRDLQITGDLDKSYKNGILNVDINLSNHKNIPLKGYSASIELKDQQGKTVGTTKIPVDNPSALKNIRIPVNRPELWSAEIPNLYTVLVSLQDASGKVLEAIPQKTGFRKVEIINGVLLINGKAPLIKGVNRHEMDPETGYVVSKERMEQDIRIMKENNINTVRTSHYPNDPYWYELCDRYGMYVIDEANLETHGMGYGEETLAKKPEWYNQHLERNQRMVERDKNHPSVIIWSLGNEAGMGENFEKAYHWIKNRDASRPVQYERANMGATDIYCPMYVSPEDMVRHVKETKSPKPFIQTEYAHAMGNSLGGFKDYWDTIRANYPKMQGGNIWDFVDQAFLKITPKGDSIYTYGGDYGFNMPSDNNFNSNGLIATDRSLHPHMLEVKKLYQSIHTTNTDAAKGKVKIFNEFLFRDLSDVYMQWEVIADGKPIKTGRINDLRVNPLQSTNLTIPYTIPSDDKEYFLNVYYKTKKKDGLVDADWEIAKDQILIKSPQPDNKMTLDSQTGALQLKNNPDNITLSGNGISIQFDRKDGLIHHYIINGTDFMEKGFALKPNFWRPPTDNDFGAGLQQKLQNWKRASYEYELTSLLSENEGKANKITATYNLPYVNAILNIVYRIAASGQIDVTQTMKHQELTAKMPMLPKFGMQLVLPESYEKVNWYGRGPGENYQDRKESTFIGLYQSTVKDQVHPYVRPQESGNKSDVRWFTLTSSNGTGLKFSSEASLNFTARPFLDGDLDDGIAKKQSHSGSLIPRPYTVLSIDLQQMGLGCIDSWGALPMEAYRLNYQDYNYQFTITPVKQ comes from the coding sequence ATGATCAAATACAAAACATTTTATTGCTGTGTAGCAATGCTATTTGGAGCATTGCTGTATAGTCAGGAAGCTTCCGAATCTTACATGTCGGATCCTACAGTCAACGCTGTGAATAGGGAACCTATGCGCGCCAGCTATTTCGCTTACTCTTCAGCAAATGAGGCCAGAGAAAACAATCCCTGGAAAGTGTCCAACTATCAGTCTCTTAATGGTGCCTGGAAATTTAATTGGGCAGATGCTCCTGCCAAAAAACCAAAAGGCTTCTGGAAAACAGATTATAATGACAGTCAGTGGCAAAGTCTGAATATTCCGGCAGTATGGGAACTCAATGGCTATGGAACTCCTATTTATGTCAATCAGCGCTACGAGTTCGACTACCTTATGAAGCCTAATCCACCACATGTTCCTCAGAACTATAATCCCGTAGGATCTTATCGCAGAGAGATTGTGGTAGATAAGAACTGGGATGGTAAAGATATTTATATTCAGTTTGGAGCTGTACGTTCCTGTATGTATCTATGGGTAAATGGACAATGGGTTGGCTACAGTGAAGACAGTAAACTGCCTGCGGAATTCAATATTACCAAATATATCAAGCCTGGGCAGAAAAACGTCATTGCTTTTCAGCTATACCGTTGGAGTGATGGTACATATATGGAATGTCAGGATATGTGGAGACTTTCGGGTGTTACCCGTGATACCTGGCTTTATGCGCGCGAACCTGTCCACATCAGAGATTTACAAATTACCGGGGATTTGGACAAAAGCTATAAAAATGGCATTTTAAATGTTGATATAAATCTTTCTAATCATAAAAATATACCACTAAAGGGCTATTCTGCCAGTATAGAATTAAAAGACCAGCAAGGTAAAACTGTCGGGACAACAAAAATTCCGGTGGATAATCCCAGTGCACTTAAAAATATAAGAATACCTGTTAACCGTCCGGAACTTTGGTCAGCCGAGATTCCGAATCTGTATACAGTATTGGTTTCGTTGCAAGACGCTTCCGGAAAAGTGCTGGAAGCTATCCCACAGAAAACAGGATTCCGTAAAGTAGAAATCATAAACGGAGTTTTACTCATCAACGGAAAAGCACCTTTAATAAAAGGAGTCAACCGACATGAAATGGATCCTGAAACAGGCTATGTTGTCTCGAAAGAACGAATGGAGCAGGACATCCGGATTATGAAGGAGAACAACATCAATACAGTACGTACCAGCCATTATCCCAACGATCCTTATTGGTACGAGTTGTGTGACCGCTATGGAATGTATGTAATAGATGAAGCCAATTTGGAAACTCATGGGATGGGCTATGGAGAAGAAACGCTGGCCAAGAAACCAGAGTGGTATAACCAACACCTGGAAAGAAACCAGCGTATGGTAGAACGGGATAAAAACCATCCATCAGTAATCATTTGGTCTCTGGGTAATGAAGCCGGTATGGGTGAAAACTTTGAAAAAGCTTATCATTGGATTAAAAACAGAGATGCTTCCCGTCCGGTACAATACGAACGTGCCAATATGGGTGCTACAGATATCTATTGCCCTATGTATGTATCGCCTGAAGATATGGTACGCCATGTAAAGGAAACTAAATCTCCAAAACCTTTTATACAAACAGAGTACGCACATGCTATGGGAAATTCTCTTGGTGGTTTCAAAGACTATTGGGATACCATTCGTGCTAATTACCCTAAAATGCAGGGTGGCAATATCTGGGATTTTGTAGATCAGGCCTTTCTGAAGATCACACCTAAGGGTGATTCCATTTATACCTATGGCGGAGACTATGGTTTCAATATGCCTAGTGACAATAACTTCAACAGTAACGGGCTTATTGCTACCGACCGCAGTCTGCATCCACACATGCTGGAAGTAAAGAAACTATACCAGAGTATTCACACTACAAATACTGATGCAGCCAAAGGAAAAGTAAAAATATTTAATGAATTCCTTTTCAGAGATCTCAGCGATGTATATATGCAATGGGAAGTAATTGCGGATGGTAAGCCTATAAAAACAGGTCGTATTAATGACCTAAGAGTAAACCCTCTACAAAGCACTAACCTTACTATTCCTTATACTATTCCTTCGGATGATAAAGAATATTTCCTGAATGTATATTATAAAACCAAGAAGAAAGATGGACTTGTTGATGCCGACTGGGAAATTGCTAAAGATCAGATTCTCATCAAATCACCACAGCCAGACAATAAAATGACTTTGGATTCCCAAACCGGAGCTTTGCAACTAAAGAACAATCCTGATAATATCACTCTATCCGGAAATGGTATTTCAATTCAGTTTGATCGTAAAGACGGATTGATACATCATTATATCATTAATGGTACTGACTTCATGGAGAAAGGATTCGCCCTGAAGCCAAATTTCTGGCGACCACCTACAGATAATGACTTCGGAGCAGGACTTCAGCAAAAGTTACAAAACTGGAAACGTGCCAGCTATGAATATGAACTAACTTCTCTTCTTTCAGAAAATGAAGGTAAGGCTAATAAAATAACAGCAACCTACAACCTGCCTTATGTAAATGCAATATTGAATATTGTATACAGAATTGCTGCTTCTGGTCAAATAGATGTAACTCAGACTATGAAACATCAGGAACTAACTGCCAAAATGCCTATGCTCCCTAAATTCGGTATGCAGTTAGTACTTCCTGAATCTTATGAAAAAGTCAACTGGTACGGTCGTGGTCCGGGTGAAAATTATCAGGACAGAAAAGAAAGTACATTTATAGGACTCTATCAAAGTACAGTAAAAGATCAGGTTCATCCGTATGTAAGGCCACAAGAGAGTGGTAACAAGTCGGATGTGCGTTGGTTCACACTAACTTCTTCTAACGGAACAGGCCTTAAATTTAGCAGTGAAGCTTCTCTCAATTTTACAGCAAGGCCATTCTTAGACGGAGATCTGGATGATGGTATTGCAAAGAAACAATCTCATTCAGGATCATTAATACCAAGACCATATACCGTACTGAGTATAGATTTGCAGCAAATGGGCTTAGGATGTATAGATAGCTGGGGCGCTCTACCCATGGAAGCGTATCGACTAAATTATCAGGATTATAATTATCAATTTACCATAACTCCTGTAAAGCAATAA
- a CDS encoding FAD:protein FMN transferase, with the protein MNRTDLFIRITLLLCTINISAQVQRSRLVTLMGSRFQITLVDKDSISAERNIDQAIAEITRIENLISEWRPETQISQVNQNAGIRPIKVDKEVFDLTKKGLYFSKLTDGAFDISIVAMDKIWKFDDSMDELPSEQAIKESVRNVGYQNIILDSTNSTIFLKNPGMKIGFGSIGKGYAADKTRDLMKSMGVKAGIIDASGDISTWGTQPDGKPWAIGINNPFNDHKMAAILYFKENAVTTSGSYEKYAEIHGKRYSHIMNPKTGYPSTGLTSVTITGPNATMANGFSTSVMVLGEKDGLKLLKPFPEYHYLLITDKGKIIKNIK; encoded by the coding sequence ATGAACAGGACTGATCTCTTTATCAGAATTACATTACTACTTTGTACTATCAATATCTCTGCACAAGTACAGAGGAGCAGACTCGTTACTTTAATGGGTAGTCGGTTTCAGATAACCCTGGTAGATAAAGATTCTATTTCTGCAGAACGGAATATTGATCAAGCTATAGCTGAAATTACCAGAATCGAGAATCTTATTTCCGAATGGAGACCCGAAACACAAATTTCTCAGGTAAACCAAAATGCAGGAATAAGACCGATAAAAGTAGATAAGGAAGTATTTGACCTGACGAAAAAAGGTTTATACTTTTCTAAACTTACAGACGGAGCCTTCGATATCAGTATTGTTGCTATGGACAAAATCTGGAAATTCGATGATTCTATGGATGAGCTTCCAAGTGAACAGGCCATTAAAGAATCGGTAAGAAATGTTGGCTATCAGAATATAATACTCGATAGTACCAACTCTACTATTTTTTTGAAAAACCCCGGAATGAAAATAGGTTTCGGTTCTATTGGCAAAGGCTATGCTGCGGATAAAACCCGGGATCTGATGAAAAGTATGGGGGTAAAAGCAGGAATTATTGATGCTTCCGGAGATATCTCTACGTGGGGAACCCAACCCGACGGAAAGCCATGGGCAATAGGAATCAACAACCCATTCAATGATCATAAAATGGCAGCTATTCTTTATTTCAAAGAAAATGCTGTAACAACTTCCGGCAGTTATGAGAAGTATGCAGAAATTCACGGGAAACGCTATTCTCATATTATGAACCCTAAAACCGGATATCCATCTACCGGCCTTACAAGCGTAACGATTACCGGACCTAATGCAACTATGGCCAATGGCTTCAGTACTTCTGTTATGGTATTAGGAGAGAAAGACGGCTTAAAACTCTTAAAACCGTTTCCAGAATATCATTATCTTCTAATTACTGACAAAGGAAAGATTATTAAGAATATCAAATAA
- a CDS encoding PepSY domain-containing protein, giving the protein MTLSIWRYAHLALAILTFSFLIVASSTGVILAYDAAQEKVQPYRVDDFSEINLAQSLPELRKVFPEITEITVDHNQFVTLEGFDQDGKEVKAYINPKTGKILGKPVEKGEFINWVTSLHRSLFLKETGRFTVGVISFLLMLISISGSILIIKRQQGVKHFFDKIKKDFFSQYFHVVSGRLLLIPVLVIAITGTYLFMIRFEFIPKGKNENVIIKKSNDESEKKLADFPIFKETKFSSVKKIEFPFIEDEPEEYFVLKLKDREISVNQINGNIVKEEKYPLTTIYDNLSLSLHTGRGSVTWAIILGLASLNILMFIYSGFVITFKRTRNKIRNKYKAEDAEIVILVGSENGSTLGFASHIHSQFNSAGKKSFLTELNQYKAFPKAEHILVFTSTYGLGDAPTNAKHFKNLLAKFPQNQKVKYSVVGFGSKAYEDFCGYAIEIDQLLSEQNWAEPQLALHTVNDRSTIEFAEWAKQWSYETMIPLASAPSLYNQKTPPLKPMKVVGKSEIVEEVTTFKILLKPGRTLSFKSGDLLAIYPDNDHKERFYSIGKVDGAIQLVVKLYENGLGSGFLYKLKEGQEIKARIVKNSEFHLPKKANKVAMIANGTGIAPFLGMIEENSKETEAHLYCGFRRSSKLTKSYEDFAAENIQKGKLAKLNLAYSREEQSQYVMDLVKRDSAFFMELLAQGGYIMICGALKMQHDLEDLLRDLCAQQSKNYEDYKTNGQILTDCY; this is encoded by the coding sequence ATGACATTATCTATTTGGAGGTATGCACACTTAGCCTTAGCTATTCTTACATTTTCTTTTTTAATCGTAGCCTCCTCCACAGGAGTAATATTAGCTTACGATGCAGCTCAGGAAAAAGTGCAACCTTATCGGGTGGATGATTTCAGCGAAATAAATCTTGCGCAATCCCTACCGGAATTGCGCAAAGTTTTTCCGGAAATCACCGAAATTACTGTAGACCACAATCAGTTTGTTACCCTTGAAGGCTTCGATCAGGACGGAAAGGAGGTTAAAGCTTATATTAATCCCAAAACCGGAAAGATCCTGGGCAAACCTGTTGAGAAAGGTGAATTCATCAATTGGGTAACATCTCTTCACCGTTCCCTGTTTCTAAAAGAAACCGGGCGTTTTACCGTAGGTGTAATTTCTTTTCTCTTAATGCTGATCAGTATTTCCGGATCAATTCTAATTATCAAAAGACAACAAGGTGTAAAACACTTTTTTGACAAGATCAAGAAAGATTTCTTTTCACAATACTTTCATGTTGTGTCCGGAAGGCTTCTCCTGATTCCTGTTTTAGTTATCGCCATAACCGGAACTTATCTGTTCATGATCCGTTTCGAGTTTATCCCTAAAGGAAAAAATGAGAATGTCATTATTAAAAAGAGCAATGATGAGTCTGAAAAGAAATTGGCAGATTTCCCAATCTTTAAGGAAACCAAATTCAGCAGTGTCAAGAAAATAGAATTTCCGTTTATCGAGGACGAACCTGAAGAATACTTTGTTCTAAAGCTTAAAGATCGCGAGATTTCAGTAAATCAGATCAACGGTAATATTGTTAAAGAAGAAAAATATCCTCTAACTACTATTTACGACAACCTCAGCCTTAGTCTGCATACAGGTCGTGGCAGTGTTACATGGGCTATTATCCTGGGACTGGCCTCTCTTAATATTCTCATGTTTATTTATTCCGGTTTTGTTATTACTTTTAAAAGAACAAGGAATAAAATCAGAAACAAATATAAAGCAGAAGATGCGGAGATTGTTATTCTGGTAGGTTCGGAAAATGGTTCTACTTTAGGCTTTGCAAGCCATATCCATTCGCAATTTAATTCGGCTGGCAAGAAGTCTTTCCTTACTGAACTGAATCAGTATAAAGCTTTCCCTAAAGCAGAACATATACTGGTTTTTACTTCAACTTATGGTTTGGGGGATGCACCAACTAATGCTAAACATTTTAAAAACCTTCTGGCTAAATTTCCACAAAATCAGAAAGTAAAATATTCTGTCGTAGGCTTTGGGTCCAAGGCTTATGAAGACTTCTGCGGTTATGCTATTGAAATCGATCAGCTTCTGAGTGAACAAAATTGGGCAGAGCCTCAGTTAGCACTACATACCGTTAATGATCGTTCTACAATTGAGTTTGCAGAATGGGCCAAGCAATGGAGTTATGAAACAATGATTCCTTTAGCATCCGCCCCTTCATTATACAACCAAAAGACACCTCCTCTGAAACCAATGAAAGTAGTTGGTAAAAGTGAGATTGTGGAAGAAGTAACAACATTCAAAATACTTCTGAAACCTGGACGTACGCTAAGTTTTAAATCGGGTGATCTTTTGGCTATCTATCCGGATAACGATCATAAAGAACGTTTCTATTCTATAGGAAAAGTAGACGGTGCTATACAGCTTGTTGTAAAGCTTTATGAAAATGGATTAGGTTCCGGCTTCCTTTACAAACTGAAAGAAGGACAGGAAATAAAAGCCCGCATTGTTAAAAACTCTGAATTCCATTTACCTAAGAAAGCAAATAAAGTAGCTATGATTGCTAACGGAACCGGAATTGCTCCTTTCTTGGGAATGATTGAGGAAAACTCTAAAGAAACGGAAGCCCACCTTTACTGTGGATTCCGCAGATCCAGCAAGCTCACCAAAAGCTATGAAGACTTTGCTGCAGAAAACATACAGAAAGGCAAACTGGCTAAATTAAATCTTGCTTATTCCAGAGAAGAGCAGTCTCAGTACGTTATGGATCTTGTAAAAAGAGATTCTGCATTCTTTATGGAGTTGCTAGCCCAAGGCGGATATATCATGATTTGTGGTGCATTAAAAATGCAGCATGATCTGGAAGATTTACTCAGAGACTTATGTGCCCAGCAGAGTAAAAATTACGAAGATTATAAAACCAACGGACAAATATTGACCGATTGTTATTAA
- a CDS encoding DUF2271 domain-containing protein → MKSFFKIQLVGILTLLCAGLATAQVSKYKCMLQMVNYTGEKAYIVVSLINPKGQYEKTLYMMGPDKKWYDTLKEWHKSQGKSNVKLNAITGASVAGGDRSITTFAIEDKFLNKGYKIRFESAVEDQKYYVSDIEIPLTSAEVTAKAEGKGYIRYVKLNKL, encoded by the coding sequence ATGAAATCATTTTTCAAAATACAGCTGGTAGGAATCCTGACTTTACTTTGTGCAGGACTCGCTACAGCGCAGGTATCCAAATATAAATGTATGCTTCAGATGGTAAACTATACCGGAGAGAAAGCTTACATAGTAGTATCATTAATCAACCCTAAAGGGCAATATGAAAAAACCCTTTATATGATGGGACCAGACAAAAAATGGTATGATACACTAAAGGAGTGGCATAAGTCACAAGGAAAAAGCAATGTAAAGCTTAATGCCATTACCGGAGCATCTGTTGCTGGTGGTGACAGAAGTATTACCACTTTTGCAATAGAAGATAAATTCTTAAATAAAGGATACAAAATTCGTTTCGAGTCAGCAGTAGAAGATCAGAAATATTATGTAAGCGACATAGAAATTCCATTAACCTCTGCAGAAGTTACAGCTAAAGCTGAAGGTAAAGGATACATCAGATACGTTAAACTAAATAAGTTATAA
- a CDS encoding ankyrin repeat domain-containing protein → MKKILYSSLFLFSLFFNAQQNTLLNADFWKSKPDVEKVKAEISKGNNPTEFNGSTFDPVALAINNGAPLSTIKYLTEQKGNSVDKLTHDGRLYLHWAAMTGNKEVIEYFISKGSDVNKLDTKGLTPLSFAAYFGLDNPEIYDMFFKAGVNPKHKYKDGANILLLAIGNDKDGSLVKLFTSKGLALTDTDDKGYTAFDYATSFGNLDLLKSLKAKNIKANDIALINAAQGTRKQVNGIDLYKYLIEDVKLKPTAVSADGSTALQIVARKPNQTEIINYLIGKGTDANKADNEGNNALMAAASGKDINNVKAILPKVKNINTVNVNGESALTHAVRYGSPEIVAYLLDNKADVKVADIKGNNLAYYLVQSYRPGPKDEFTEKLGLLKAKGFDVTTPQKDGTTLLHLAVAKSNLDLLKKLAPLNIDVNAVDKEQMTALHKAALIAKDDTILKYLVSLGAKKDLKTEFEETAYNLASENETLKGNKVALDFLK, encoded by the coding sequence ATGAAAAAGATACTATACTCATCTTTATTTCTGTTTTCTTTATTTTTCAATGCTCAGCAAAATACTCTACTGAATGCAGACTTCTGGAAATCTAAGCCAGATGTGGAAAAGGTAAAAGCAGAAATCTCTAAAGGAAATAATCCTACAGAATTTAACGGATCAACATTCGATCCGGTTGCTTTAGCCATCAATAATGGAGCTCCACTAAGTACTATTAAATACTTGACAGAACAGAAAGGTAATTCCGTAGATAAATTGACGCATGACGGAAGACTTTATCTTCACTGGGCAGCAATGACCGGAAACAAAGAGGTTATTGAATACTTTATTTCCAAAGGATCTGACGTAAACAAATTAGATACAAAAGGACTTACACCACTTTCTTTTGCAGCATATTTTGGATTAGACAATCCGGAAATATATGATATGTTCTTCAAGGCAGGTGTTAATCCGAAACATAAATATAAAGATGGTGCTAACATTCTTTTACTGGCAATCGGAAATGATAAGGATGGTTCTTTAGTAAAACTTTTTACATCAAAAGGATTGGCATTAACAGATACTGATGATAAAGGTTATACTGCTTTCGATTATGCAACAAGCTTTGGAAACCTAGACCTATTGAAGTCTTTGAAAGCTAAAAATATTAAAGCGAATGATATTGCTTTGATTAATGCTGCACAAGGAACAAGAAAACAGGTGAATGGTATCGATTTATACAAATATCTTATTGAAGATGTAAAACTAAAACCTACAGCGGTGAGTGCAGATGGTTCTACAGCTTTACAGATTGTTGCAAGAAAGCCTAACCAAACTGAAATCATCAATTACCTTATTGGAAAGGGAACAGATGCTAATAAAGCAGATAACGAAGGAAACAATGCATTAATGGCAGCAGCTTCCGGTAAAGATATTAATAATGTAAAAGCTATTCTTCCGAAGGTTAAGAATATTAATACTGTAAATGTAAATGGTGAATCTGCATTAACACATGCAGTAAGATATGGCTCCCCTGAGATTGTAGCTTATTTATTGGATAACAAAGCCGATGTAAAAGTTGCAGACATCAAAGGAAATAATCTTGCCTACTATTTGGTACAATCTTACAGACCTGGTCCAAAAGATGAGTTCACTGAAAAGTTAGGCTTACTAAAAGCTAAAGGTTTCGATGTTACTACTCCACAAAAAGATGGCACTACCCTTCTTCACCTTGCAGTAGCCAAAAGTAATCTGGATCTTCTGAAAAAACTAGCTCCACTGAATATAGATGTTAATGCAGTAGACAAAGAACAGATGACTGCTTTGCACAAAGCGGCACTTATTGCTAAGGATGATACAATTCTAAAGTATCTTGTATCTTTGGGAGCTAAAAAGGACCTGAAAACCGAGTTTGAAGAAACGGCTTACAATCTGGCTTCTGAAAATGAAACGTTGAAAGGTAACAAGGTAGCATTAGACTTTTTAAAATAA
- a CDS encoding DUF3078 domain-containing protein has product MKNNLLLAAAICIGATALSAQEKTAEAPKNDTVKAWSVTGQNTLLLNQAAFSNWVGGGANNVGWIAGVNYNFTYEKGKDLWENNVILGYGQNNTKGTGNRKTQDILNLNTNYGREFAKNWYISGGIGFQSQFAPGYENGNDPSAKKISNFMAPGYLNIGAGVTYRPNDNFTMTLRPANGRWTFVTDKDLQKAGNYGLKNDGDSSLFQFGFLGTATYKVKLMENITLINTASVFSNYLDHPDRLVLGYGGILNLKVNKYISANVTLDLLYDHNQIQKTQLKQTLGVGLAYNIDNGVKRSENKRNQEWQKK; this is encoded by the coding sequence ATGAAAAATAATTTATTGTTGGCTGCAGCTATTTGTATAGGTGCTACAGCTCTTAGTGCTCAGGAAAAAACCGCTGAAGCACCAAAAAACGATACTGTAAAGGCATGGTCTGTTACCGGACAAAACACTTTATTACTTAATCAGGCCGCTTTCTCCAACTGGGTTGGTGGTGGTGCCAATAACGTAGGCTGGATTGCCGGGGTGAATTACAACTTTACTTATGAAAAAGGTAAAGATCTTTGGGAAAACAATGTGATCTTAGGATATGGACAAAACAATACCAAAGGAACCGGAAATCGTAAGACTCAGGACATCCTTAACCTGAATACTAACTACGGACGTGAGTTTGCTAAAAACTGGTACATTTCCGGAGGTATAGGTTTCCAATCACAATTTGCACCCGGATATGAAAACGGAAATGACCCAAGTGCTAAAAAGATTTCCAACTTCATGGCGCCAGGTTATCTTAATATAGGTGCAGGTGTTACCTACAGACCCAACGACAATTTTACTATGACTCTGCGTCCTGCAAATGGACGTTGGACATTTGTAACTGACAAAGATCTTCAAAAGGCAGGAAATTACGGTTTGAAGAACGACGGAGATTCTTCTCTTTTCCAGTTCGGATTCCTGGGTACTGCAACTTATAAAGTGAAGCTGATGGAAAACATTACCTTAATTAACACTGCTTCTGTATTCTCTAATTACCTCGATCATCCGGACAGACTGGTTTTAGGTTATGGTGGAATTCTGAATTTGAAGGTCAACAAATATATTTCTGCTAATGTTACTCTGGATCTGTTATATGATCACAACCAGATACAGAAAACTCAGCTGAAGCAAACTCTTGGTGTTGGTTTAGCCTATAATATAGACAATGGTGTAAAGCGTAGTGAAAACAAACGCAACCAGGAATGGCAGAAAAAATAA
- a CDS encoding DUF3472 domain-containing protein, with protein sequence MITKLTQLIISGCLLHAGLTSAQTLEIPLAGNAFITQKAPDATTTISREGLTKWNSTGSIASTYFRVDRPGQIILGIKAKSGTSGSSTLKVSLNDISKNVTINSSAFSDHNIGTFNISKPGYIKVDIQGITKNNNTFGEISHITATGDALSGKNIFSNDPAYYYWARRGPSCHLGYTLPTSEDINYFYNEVTIPKGEDKIGSYFMANGFGEGYFGMQVNSENERRILFSVWSPFKTDNPKEIPDDHKITLNKVGQQVKTGEFGNEGSGGQSYMKYNWSAGKTYKFLLKGQPDSKGNTDYTAWFFALESKEWKLIASWKRPQTNTYLKGFYSFVENFNPENGYMHRKAEFHNQWVRTASGKWLPVSSAKFTVDATYKAQQRIDAMGGTNGKSFFLANGGFFNTIITPGTLFSVQTPKQAPVIDFEKLP encoded by the coding sequence ATGATAACAAAACTTACCCAATTAATCATTTCGGGCTGTTTGCTCCATGCAGGATTAACTTCTGCACAAACATTAGAAATTCCTTTGGCCGGAAACGCATTCATCACACAAAAAGCTCCTGATGCCACAACTACAATCTCAAGAGAGGGATTAACTAAATGGAATAGCACAGGAAGTATTGCAAGCACTTATTTCAGAGTAGACCGTCCCGGGCAAATCATATTAGGAATTAAAGCTAAATCCGGGACATCTGGCAGCAGTACTTTAAAAGTAAGCCTTAATGATATATCAAAAAATGTAACAATCAACTCTTCTGCTTTTTCAGACCATAATATAGGTACATTTAATATTAGTAAACCCGGATATATAAAGGTAGATATCCAAGGCATAACGAAGAACAATAATACATTTGGTGAAATTTCGCACATCACTGCTACAGGAGATGCTCTTTCCGGCAAAAATATCTTCAGCAATGATCCTGCCTATTACTATTGGGCACGAAGAGGCCCATCTTGCCATTTAGGATATACCCTACCCACTTCCGAGGACATCAACTATTTTTATAACGAAGTAACTATCCCAAAAGGCGAAGATAAAATTGGTTCTTACTTTATGGCTAATGGTTTTGGCGAAGGTTATTTTGGAATGCAGGTGAACTCTGAGAACGAAAGAAGAATCCTTTTCTCTGTATGGAGTCCTTTCAAAACAGACAATCCAAAAGAAATACCAGATGATCATAAAATAACACTGAACAAAGTTGGGCAGCAAGTAAAGACAGGAGAATTTGGAAACGAAGGTTCCGGAGGACAAAGCTATATGAAGTACAACTGGAGCGCAGGCAAGACTTATAAATTCTTACTCAAGGGTCAGCCAGACAGCAAAGGAAATACAGATTACACAGCATGGTTCTTTGCCCTTGAAAGTAAAGAATGGAAACTTATCGCAAGCTGGAAAAGACCACAAACCAATACTTATCTGAAAGGCTTCTATAGCTTTGTAGAAAACTTTAATCCCGAAAATGGCTACATGCACCGCAAAGCAGAATTCCATAATCAATGGGTAAGAACGGCTTCAGGAAAATGGTTGCCAGTATCCTCTGCCAAATTTACAGTAGATGCTACTTATAAAGCTCAGCAGCGTATAGATGCTATGGGCGGAACAAATGGAAAATCCTTCTTCCTGGCCAATGGTGGATTCTTCAATACAATTATTACTCCTGGTACGCTGTTCTCTGTACAGACACCTAAACAGGCACCTGTAATCGATTTTGAAAAACTTCCATAG